Proteins found in one Clostridium kluyveri DSM 555 genomic segment:
- a CDS encoding penicillin-binding transpeptidase domain-containing protein → MKGKFLWITLIIFIILVMFNISLYSKEKMVTKGINAYIKAWEKSDYKLMYSKIDKESKDDIKDEDFINRYSNIYNGIGVKNIDVSIDTSENIKYEDGNALVPIKVNMDTIAGKLNFANTITLEKENSSGKTDWKVVWSAKAIFPDLSQGDKVRIDTVEGKRGSIKDRNDNIIAEDGYVSQVGIVPGDLGENGETSKKDIAGILGISEEDINKKLSASYVRSYMFVPIKVIPADDERLNILKEIPGISITDKKARIYPLKNAAAHLSGYVQTVTEEDIKANKNYNLGDVIGKTGLEKIYESTLRAQNGYEIYIVDKNNNKKKVLIKREVHNGKDIKLTIDSKIQSLLYDKLKNDAAMAVSMNPKTGEVLSLVSTPSFDPNDFVMGMSEDMWNSLNGDSRRPFYNRFQSNVVPGSVFKPVTAAIALKSKKLDSKVSKNITGLKWQKDSSWGSYYVTRVKDYGQPSNLLNALIYSDNIYFAQTALDIGKDIMETELKNFGLGEKMPFEYGLSKSQLSSDGNIQNNIQLADSGYGQGEILLNPVHLMAIYDSFVNEGSIVKPYLLYRSDEKVDIWKKNVYSKEVADIILKGLIQVVSNPSGTGHEAYISGVTLAGKTGTAEIKNSQQDNTGTEVGWFAAVDVDNPDFLVVAMVENAKDKGGSHYVVPIVKEVFQEK, encoded by the coding sequence ATGAAAGGTAAATTTTTATGGATAACACTTATAATATTTATAATATTGGTTATGTTTAATATTTCATTATATAGTAAAGAGAAAATGGTAACGAAGGGTATAAATGCATATATAAAAGCCTGGGAAAAAAGTGATTATAAACTGATGTATAGTAAAATAGATAAGGAAAGTAAAGATGATATTAAAGATGAGGATTTTATAAATCGATATAGTAATATTTATAATGGAATAGGAGTAAAGAACATAGATGTAAGCATTGATACAAGTGAGAATATAAAGTATGAAGATGGAAATGCTCTGGTTCCGATTAAGGTGAATATGGATACAATTGCAGGAAAATTAAATTTTGCAAATACTATAACTTTAGAGAAAGAAAACAGCAGTGGAAAAACTGATTGGAAAGTAGTATGGAGTGCCAAAGCCATATTTCCAGATTTAAGTCAGGGGGATAAGGTTAGAATAGATACGGTGGAAGGAAAAAGAGGTAGTATTAAAGACAGAAATGACAATATTATAGCAGAAGATGGATATGTGTCACAAGTTGGCATTGTTCCAGGAGACCTTGGAGAAAACGGAGAAACTTCTAAAAAAGACATAGCAGGTATTTTAGGAATTTCAGAGGAGGATATAAATAAAAAGTTATCAGCTTCTTATGTAAGGTCTTATATGTTTGTACCTATAAAAGTTATACCAGCAGATGATGAAAGGTTAAATATACTTAAAGAAATTCCGGGGATATCCATAACGGATAAAAAGGCAAGAATATATCCATTGAAAAATGCGGCAGCTCATTTATCAGGATATGTACAGACTGTAACTGAAGAGGATATAAAAGCAAATAAAAATTATAATTTAGGAGATGTAATAGGGAAAACTGGCCTGGAAAAGATATATGAAAGTACTTTAAGGGCACAAAACGGCTATGAAATTTATATTGTAGATAAAAACAATAATAAGAAAAAGGTACTCATTAAACGTGAGGTACATAATGGGAAAGATATTAAACTTACCATAGATTCTAAAATTCAGAGTTTACTTTATGATAAATTAAAAAATGATGCAGCTATGGCGGTGAGTATGAACCCTAAGACTGGTGAAGTTCTGTCTCTTGTAAGCACTCCTTCTTTTGATCCTAATGATTTTGTAATGGGAATGTCTGAAGATATGTGGAATAGTTTAAATGGGGACAGCAGGCGACCTTTTTATAATCGATTTCAAAGCAATGTGGTGCCAGGCTCTGTTTTTAAACCTGTAACCGCAGCTATAGCTTTAAAAAGTAAAAAATTGGATTCTAAAGTATCCAAAAATATTACAGGGCTTAAATGGCAAAAAGACAGCAGCTGGGGATCATATTATGTTACTAGGGTTAAGGATTATGGCCAGCCAAGTAATCTTTTAAATGCCCTTATCTATTCTGATAATATATATTTTGCACAAACTGCACTTGATATTGGAAAGGATATTATGGAAACTGAACTTAAAAATTTTGGGCTTGGAGAAAAGATGCCTTTTGAATATGGTCTGTCAAAATCACAGTTATCATCAGACGGAAATATACAGAATAATATACAATTGGCAGATAGCGGATATGGTCAAGGAGAAATATTGCTAAATCCTGTACATCTTATGGCCATTTATGATTCTTTTGTAAATGAAGGAAGCATTGTAAAGCCATATCTTTTATATAGAAGTGATGAGAAAGTAGATATATGGAAGAAAAATGTATATTCAAAAGAAGTGGCAGATATTATTTTGAAGGGTTTGATACAGGTAGTTTCAAATCCCTCTGGAACTGGACATGAAGCATATATATCTGGAGTAACTTTAGCGGGCAAAACAGGTACTGCGGAGATAAAAAATTCACAGCAAGATAACACGGGTACGGAAGTGGGATGGTTTGCTGCAGTAGATGTAGACAATCCAGATTTTCTTGTGGTGGCCATGGTGGAAAATGCTAAGGATAAAGGTGGAAGCCATTATGTAGTCCCAATAGTAAAAGAAGTTTTTCAGGAAAAATAA
- a CDS encoding Fur family transcriptional regulator, producing MDIEKYLRKYGIKVTQARLNILDILYKSESAINVEDLFQEYKKKNINVDLSTIYRTLELFENKKIIRKFDLDKGRYSYAVIRKNHKHILQCKVCEKQVEIDCPMQQIEEIIKSKTDFVLVDEELDFKISGICKDCRNKQLKP from the coding sequence ATGGATATAGAGAAATACTTGAGAAAATATGGAATAAAAGTTACACAGGCTAGGTTAAATATTTTAGATATATTATATAAGAGTGAAAGTGCAATAAATGTAGAAGATTTATTTCAAGAGTATAAAAAGAAAAATATAAATGTAGATTTATCTACAATTTATAGAACTTTAGAGTTATTTGAAAATAAAAAAATTATAAGAAAGTTTGACTTAGATAAGGGAAGGTACAGCTATGCTGTAATAAGAAAAAACCATAAGCACATATTACAATGTAAGGTATGTGAAAAACAGGTAGAGATAGATTGTCCCATGCAGCAAATAGAAGAAATAATAAAGAGTAAAACAGATTTTGTACTTGTAGATGAGGAACTGGATTTTAAAATAAGTGGCATATGTAAAGATTGCAGAAACAAGCAGCTAAAACCATAA
- a CDS encoding isochorismatase family cysteine hydrolase gives MLDVKKILEMEKEVKGKNLDLKDLKKENTALVIVDMVNGFVHEGLLASPRIKNIIKNIADLNNNTLGYKKVFFLDEHGEDSVEYKTHGIHCRKGTTECELIPELKENLKDYNNIAMIPKNSTNGFHAPLFKNWLSENESTIENYIVVGCESDICVINFVITLKTYFNEKNMDKRIIIPANSVETYDLESHDGELMKIISLYNMQMNGMEIVDSIII, from the coding sequence ATGTTAGATGTTAAAAAAATATTGGAAATGGAAAAAGAAGTTAAAGGGAAAAATTTAGATTTAAAAGATCTTAAAAAGGAAAATACTGCATTAGTGATAGTAGATATGGTTAATGGTTTTGTACATGAAGGACTTTTAGCTTCACCTAGAATTAAAAACATAATAAAAAATATAGCTGATTTAAATAATAACACTTTAGGATATAAAAAAGTATTTTTTTTAGATGAACATGGAGAGGATTCGGTAGAATATAAAACTCACGGAATTCACTGTAGAAAGGGAACAACAGAATGCGAACTTATACCAGAATTAAAGGAGAATTTAAAAGATTATAACAACATAGCCATGATACCCAAAAATAGTACTAATGGTTTTCATGCGCCTCTATTTAAGAATTGGTTGAGTGAAAATGAAAGTACCATTGAAAATTATATAGTAGTGGGCTGTGAGTCAGATATTTGTGTGATAAATTTTGTAATTACATTAAAAACTTATTTTAATGAGAAAAATATGGATAAAAGAATAATAATTCCTGCAAATTCTGTGGAGACCTATGATTTAGAGAGTCATGACGGAGAGCTAATGAAGATCATATCCTTATACAATATGCAGATGAATGGTATGGAGATAGTAGACAGCATAATTATTTAA
- a CDS encoding manganese efflux pump MntP family protein, with product MTFRSLFLIALALSLDAFSVAISVGLNNAIKRNKKIQFVISFAFFQFFFAMLGSYGGFLFNKYVASIPEIVGGAVVSIVGILMLKEGFESKKQHTLVKPGMVIILGISVSIDALVIGFTTLNNMRNTLDILYHTLFIGMVTLILTSCAFIVSRYLRKIHAVSKYADYIGGIILIIFGIKMMLF from the coding sequence ATGACATTTCGATCCTTATTTTTAATTGCTCTGGCACTTTCTTTGGATGCTTTTAGTGTTGCTATATCTGTAGGCTTAAACAATGCGATAAAAAGAAATAAAAAAATTCAATTTGTAATATCTTTTGCATTTTTTCAGTTTTTCTTTGCTATGCTGGGTTCTTATGGAGGTTTTTTATTCAATAAGTATGTTGCCTCTATTCCTGAGATAGTTGGAGGAGCAGTAGTATCAATTGTAGGCATACTTATGCTTAAGGAGGGCTTTGAAAGTAAAAAACAGCATACACTTGTAAAGCCTGGAATGGTTATTATACTTGGAATTTCTGTAAGTATTGATGCTTTAGTAATTGGATTTACTACTTTAAACAATATGAGAAATACTTTAGATATACTATATCATACTTTATTTATAGGTATGGTAACTCTTATATTGACTTCTTGTGCTTTTATTGTCTCAAGGTATCTTAGAAAAATACATGCTGTAAGCAAGTATGCAGATTATATAGGAGGTATAATACTTATTATATTTGGTATCAAAATGATGCTTTTTTAA
- a CDS encoding methyl-accepting chemotaxis protein, which produces MDNKGSILKSAIGMKLILILIVLTVIPITLLGLISYQKAQNIMAKRFQVTTEQTISEVNRGMDKYFDKFKEELDILSVNVDLTELHINPGNEPFLNSLLKDFEENNDDNRFIYYGTSTKRMYEWPYEELGKEYDPTVRPWYKEAVKNKGNIVVTNFYKDAATNTSIVTIAKTVEYNGEIVGVIAMDIDMDKLAEQLSNIKLGKEGYVFIVDKEGIILTHPDKTKINKDDARKMSYWKNVSANDKGFNDYIYNGQKKYNVFVTNKASGWKILGAIQQDELKNDIDIIRNAIIIFGVISGIVSIIIALLLSKWISNNIIVLRNAFKKAASGDLTSKISNKSKDEFGQLANGFNGMIDEISMLVNKLKESASVIERTSESIITSSGQTSQAVNEVATAIDGVSVGAVTQSRDIENAVCEIESLGTEIYNVVKVMQNIEEDSKNAKDISSEGLNTLEVLMDKSNNVRKTTLQVSDIVTDMSNYISKIEIITKTINGIAEQTNLLALNAAIEAARAGESGRGFAVVADEVRKLAEQSSKSTEEIKVLIENISLITNTAVKSMQGTTDIVNEQNRAAEDTKNIFNNIITTVQELTNRIDVINSLINKTNKSKDRIIGTMQSISTVSEESASSTEQVSASTEEITAVMGEFTGYANNLNELSLKFKNDIDRFIVN; this is translated from the coding sequence ATGGATAATAAAGGGAGCATCTTAAAATCCGCCATAGGTATGAAGCTTATTCTTATACTTATAGTTTTAACTGTAATACCAATTACACTTCTTGGCTTAATCTCATATCAAAAGGCCCAAAATATAATGGCAAAGAGATTTCAAGTAACTACAGAACAAACTATTTCAGAGGTAAATAGAGGTATGGATAAATACTTTGATAAATTTAAAGAAGAATTAGATATATTATCTGTCAATGTGGATCTTACAGAACTGCATATAAATCCAGGAAATGAACCTTTCTTAAATAGTTTACTTAAGGATTTCGAAGAAAATAATGACGATAATAGATTTATTTATTATGGTACCAGCACTAAACGTATGTATGAATGGCCCTATGAGGAATTAGGAAAAGAATATGATCCCACAGTAAGACCTTGGTATAAAGAGGCTGTGAAAAATAAAGGTAATATTGTGGTAACTAACTTTTATAAGGATGCTGCAACTAATACGTCTATTGTAACTATTGCAAAAACTGTGGAATACAACGGAGAAATAGTTGGAGTTATTGCAATGGATATAGATATGGATAAATTAGCTGAACAGCTTTCTAATATAAAACTTGGTAAAGAAGGCTATGTATTTATTGTAGATAAAGAAGGAATTATTCTTACTCATCCAGATAAAACCAAAATCAATAAAGATGATGCCAGAAAAATGAGTTATTGGAAAAATGTAAGTGCTAACGATAAAGGATTTAATGATTATATTTATAATGGACAAAAAAAATATAATGTTTTTGTAACAAACAAAGCAAGTGGATGGAAAATACTTGGGGCAATACAACAGGATGAGCTTAAAAATGATATAGATATAATTAGAAATGCAATAATTATTTTTGGAGTTATATCAGGCATAGTTTCCATTATTATCGCACTCTTATTAAGTAAATGGATAAGCAATAATATAATTGTTTTGAGAAATGCCTTTAAAAAGGCTGCATCTGGAGATTTAACATCAAAAATAAGTAATAAATCTAAAGATGAATTTGGGCAACTTGCAAATGGATTTAACGGTATGATTGATGAAATTTCCATGCTTGTTAATAAATTAAAAGAATCTGCATCTGTCATTGAAAGGACTTCAGAGTCAATCATAACAAGCAGTGGACAGACAAGTCAAGCTGTTAATGAAGTTGCAACGGCAATAGATGGAGTATCGGTAGGAGCAGTGACGCAAAGTAGGGACATTGAAAATGCAGTATGTGAAATTGAAAGCTTAGGTACGGAAATATATAATGTAGTTAAAGTGATGCAGAATATAGAAGAAGATTCAAAAAACGCAAAGGATATCAGCAGCGAAGGTCTCAACACTTTAGAAGTATTGATGGATAAATCAAATAATGTTAGAAAAACGACCCTTCAGGTATCAGATATAGTAACTGATATGAGTAATTATATATCAAAAATAGAGATAATAACCAAAACAATTAATGGTATTGCAGAGCAAACAAATCTACTGGCACTTAATGCGGCTATTGAGGCAGCTAGAGCTGGGGAATCTGGTAGAGGTTTTGCAGTTGTAGCAGATGAGGTTAGAAAGCTTGCTGAACAATCCTCAAAATCTACTGAAGAAATTAAAGTGTTGATAGAAAATATAAGTTTAATAACAAATACTGCAGTGAAATCAATGCAAGGTACAACTGATATAGTTAATGAACAAAATAGAGCAGCTGAAGATACTAAAAACATTTTTAATAACATAATAACTACTGTACAGGAACTAACGAATAGAATAGATGTTATAAACAGTTTAATAAATAAAACCAATAAAAGTAAAGATAGGATAATTGGAACAATGCAGAGTATATCTACAGTTTCAGAAGAATCAGCTTCAAGCACAGAACAGGTGTCGGCTTCTACTGAAGAAATAACTGCAGTAATGGGTGAATTTACTGGCTATGCAAATAACCTTAATGAATTATCCTTAAAATTTAAAAATGATATTGATAGGTTTATAGTGAATTAA
- a CDS encoding MarR family winged helix-turn-helix transcriptional regulator, which yields MDREKEYKIITDFTVIVKLMKKKLFCMNRENISNLGISSLIILNEVEKDVPKTLKEITEKSGLPNSTASVIIDKLSQKGFVHRKRDINDRRKILIYLTEEGRRLLDNLNNKGLSYCIQILKSASDEEIDIISRGLRILKEIMEKDIV from the coding sequence ATGGATAGAGAAAAAGAGTATAAAATTATAACGGATTTTACAGTGATAGTAAAACTTATGAAAAAGAAGTTATTTTGTATGAACAGAGAAAATATTTCAAATTTAGGAATATCATCTCTTATTATATTAAATGAGGTTGAAAAGGATGTACCTAAGACTTTAAAGGAAATAACTGAAAAGTCAGGATTACCTAATAGTACAGCCTCTGTAATTATAGATAAGCTATCCCAAAAGGGTTTTGTACATAGAAAGAGAGATATAAATGATAGAAGAAAAATATTAATATATTTAACAGAAGAAGGACGTAGATTGCTGGATAATTTAAACAATAAGGGATTATCCTATTGTATACAGATATTGAAATCTGCCAGTGACGAAGAAATAGACATAATTTCAAGAGGGTTGAGGATTTTAAAAGAAATAATGGAAAAAGATATTGTTTAG
- a CDS encoding cell wall-binding repeat-containing protein encodes MNIRKIGCLLLAILCLNFGILNQAEAAITPERIGGFTRYDTSVLICKNGWQESSDYAVVVSGQDFQDALCAVPLAKKYNAPILLTSKDKLDNPVQWINLNKELYRLKVKKIFLIGGENSISSDIEHEFIDRGIEITRIDGKDKYDTSFKIAEIVGVENGIVMVNEKNYSDSITISSIAASKGMPLILVPKTIDSDFQKNIENINKYIPKVYVVGDSNLISDDIINKFNNVDRILGKDEYEISVNVLEKFQNDINYDTVYLANEDDLSDGLLGSAMAALTSSPIILIKDRYDSRIQDYLRNKLDLIRKINVLGGQGVISDSTLESILLISKNEIINDSIVNTSMNEGEVNSIGKGIEHSDYNQLDESTKTVQEESKYIISLINNSKIDLSAKISDHEEKALGSMQKDVTIQVAGMNIQTTGWLVIDNTGIREVVKIPDILRPYLPKEVQEKQYIIMDPLAIISNGDNSSSDFRDMANFEDNFQPQFESFLKKYSEGWNSGFDFITYKGLMRMDTEEGPKYAKTYNLKLTDVTFKSILDYTQKNFIQDKDFISFVKQLLITFIDLSKDGNKDLQKKQLENIFAIMSSHPETALSNMKNFMDAVKNVNIIGDNGVDITYNICDGYIVGENGTVDLNTSIGKIISVMNSVSEKGEKITVDNIKSALDLGFNFSVESYNRNKSVEINLPEVTKTNSIDYNEIVKINNNKKK; translated from the coding sequence GTGAATATAAGAAAGATTGGGTGTTTGCTTTTAGCTATTTTATGTTTAAACTTCGGGATTTTAAATCAGGCTGAAGCTGCAATTACACCAGAACGTATAGGTGGTTTTACCAGATATGACACTTCTGTTTTAATCTGCAAAAATGGGTGGCAGGAAAGTTCAGATTATGCAGTGGTAGTTAGTGGACAAGATTTCCAGGATGCATTGTGTGCGGTGCCTCTTGCTAAAAAATATAATGCACCTATTTTATTAACTTCAAAAGATAAATTGGATAATCCCGTGCAGTGGATTAATTTAAATAAAGAACTTTATAGATTGAAGGTAAAAAAGATATTCTTAATAGGAGGAGAAAATTCCATATCCTCTGATATAGAGCATGAATTTATAGATAGGGGAATTGAAATTACAAGAATAGATGGAAAAGATAAATATGATACTTCCTTTAAAATAGCTGAAATAGTGGGCGTGGAAAATGGAATAGTAATGGTAAATGAAAAAAATTATTCAGATTCTATTACAATTTCCTCTATTGCGGCTTCTAAGGGAATGCCTCTAATATTAGTACCTAAGACCATTGACAGCGATTTCCAAAAAAACATTGAAAATATTAATAAATATATACCTAAAGTTTATGTAGTGGGAGACAGTAATTTAATAAGTGATGATATTATCAATAAATTTAATAATGTAGATAGAATTTTAGGAAAAGATGAATATGAGATAAGTGTAAATGTACTTGAAAAGTTTCAAAATGATATAAATTACGATACAGTTTATCTGGCAAATGAAGATGATTTATCAGACGGATTATTAGGTTCTGCCATGGCAGCTTTAACTTCATCTCCTATCATATTGATAAAAGATAGGTATGATAGCAGAATTCAAGATTACCTGAGAAATAAACTGGATTTAATAAGAAAAATAAATGTCTTAGGTGGACAAGGGGTTATAAGTGACTCCACTCTGGAAAGTATATTGCTCATATCTAAAAATGAAATTATAAATGATAGTATAGTAAATACTTCTATGAATGAAGGAGAAGTAAATTCTATAGGAAAGGGTATTGAACATTCAGATTATAACCAGCTAGATGAATCAACTAAAACAGTTCAGGAAGAAAGTAAATATATAATTTCACTTATAAATAATTCTAAAATAGACTTAAGTGCTAAGATTAGTGACCATGAAGAGAAAGCTTTAGGAAGTATGCAAAAAGATGTTACAATACAAGTTGCAGGTATGAATATACAGACTACGGGTTGGCTGGTTATAGATAATACAGGGATTAGGGAAGTTGTGAAGATACCGGATATATTAAGACCTTACCTTCCAAAAGAAGTTCAAGAAAAACAATATATAATTATGGATCCTTTAGCTATAATAAGTAATGGTGACAATAGCAGTTCGGATTTTAGAGATATGGCGAATTTTGAAGACAATTTCCAGCCTCAATTTGAAAGCTTTTTAAAAAAATATTCAGAAGGTTGGAATTCAGGATTTGATTTTATAACCTATAAAGGGTTAATGAGAATGGATACTGAAGAAGGACCAAAGTATGCTAAAACTTATAATTTAAAACTTACAGATGTTACTTTTAAATCAATATTGGACTATACCCAAAAAAATTTTATTCAGGATAAAGATTTTATAAGTTTTGTAAAACAATTATTAATTACATTTATAGACCTTTCTAAGGATGGAAATAAAGATTTACAAAAAAAACAGTTGGAGAATATCTTTGCTATTATGAGCTCACACCCGGAAACAGCTCTAAGCAATATGAAAAATTTTATGGATGCAGTAAAAAATGTAAATATAATTGGAGATAATGGGGTGGACATAACTTATAATATATGTGATGGATATATTGTAGGGGAAAATGGTACTGTAGATTTAAATACGAGCATTGGTAAAATTATATCAGTTATGAATAGCGTAAGTGAAAAGGGAGAAAAAATAACAGTAGACAATATAAAAAGTGCTTTGGATTTAGGATTTAACTTTAGTGTGGAAAGTTATAATAGAAACAAAAGTGTAGAAATAAATTTACCCGAAGTTACCAAAACTAATTCTATAGACTATAATGAAATTGTAAAGATCAACAATAATAAAAAGAAATAG
- a CDS encoding S41 family peptidase translates to MKIKSKFGATSSAEKLKLNFNIRNIFIIFSLIFFIFGSTAKVHGEDFQTLNEIRNIIKNNYIKDVSDSVLNKSTIDEILTGLGDPYSQYFSAEEEEDFLNEIDNKVCGIGIEMSKVSTGAQIVSVIKGSPAEAAGLKEGDIITSVDSNSISDLSIDEIGKCIRGEEGTKVNLVVQRENEILNFNVQRAELQLSTVEGIMLDNSTAYIYISSFGENTSQKLDEILEELSLKSPESYIIDLRDNGGGYMYSAVDIAGNFIGNNLALIVEDKHKNKMGYLTGGHKIVIDKPVIFLTNGNTASASEILAAAVKDYKKAFFIGNVTYGKGVAQQIFGLSNGSALKLTTEEFYSPLGNIIQKVGVKPDLDTGDLDALKVAQLLSGKCRNSTDKTGFLKITLNEREFNIDLNMAKSEEYWTTFKYIIEHVSKSKVYIGTKNGWTNVPNDYFNNIYKFFYSNYKLLDTLNKVPEDKSFTVTFNKEINFDLSNNITMEIINSNTGKRIDFDIDILKDNKAVLTPKEKLDKGQTYYIKVKNVIKPVVVKK, encoded by the coding sequence ATGAAAATCAAATCTAAATTTGGGGCCACAAGTTCAGCTGAAAAATTAAAACTAAATTTTAATATTAGAAATATTTTTATAATATTTTCATTAATATTTTTTATATTTGGTTCTACAGCTAAAGTACATGGTGAAGATTTCCAGACCTTAAACGAAATCAGGAATATAATTAAAAATAATTATATTAAAGATGTATCTGACAGTGTATTAAACAAATCTACCATAGATGAAATATTAACGGGATTGGGTGATCCTTATAGTCAATATTTTTCAGCGGAGGAAGAAGAAGATTTTCTAAATGAGATAGATAACAAAGTGTGTGGAATAGGCATAGAAATGAGTAAAGTTTCTACAGGGGCTCAGATAGTTTCTGTGATTAAGGGCTCTCCTGCAGAAGCTGCAGGATTAAAAGAAGGGGACATTATAACTTCTGTGGATTCAAATTCAATTAGTGATTTGAGTATAGATGAAATAGGAAAATGCATACGTGGTGAAGAAGGTACTAAAGTAAATCTTGTAGTGCAGAGAGAAAATGAAATATTAAATTTTAATGTACAAAGGGCAGAACTGCAGTTATCCACAGTAGAGGGTATTATGTTGGATAATAGTACAGCATATATTTACATATCATCTTTTGGAGAAAATACCTCTCAAAAATTAGATGAGATATTAGAAGAACTTAGTCTAAAAAGTCCAGAAAGCTATATAATAGATCTAAGGGATAATGGAGGAGGATATATGTATTCTGCGGTAGATATAGCAGGGAATTTTATAGGAAATAATTTGGCTCTAATAGTTGAGGACAAGCATAAGAACAAAATGGGATATTTAACAGGGGGACATAAAATTGTAATAGATAAACCAGTTATATTTTTGACTAATGGAAATACGGCTAGCGCCTCTGAGATATTGGCTGCTGCAGTTAAGGATTATAAAAAAGCATTTTTTATAGGTAATGTTACCTATGGGAAAGGAGTAGCACAACAAATATTTGGGCTTTCCAATGGAAGTGCGTTAAAATTGACTACAGAAGAATTTTATTCCCCTCTTGGCAATATAATACAAAAAGTAGGAGTGAAACCTGACCTAGATACAGGTGATTTAGATGCTTTAAAAGTAGCGCAATTATTATCAGGAAAATGTAGAAATAGTACAGACAAGACTGGATTTTTAAAGATTACATTAAATGAAAGAGAATTTAATATAGATTTAAATATGGCTAAAAGTGAAGAATATTGGACAACTTTTAAATATATAATAGAACATGTATCAAAATCTAAAGTTTATATAGGAACTAAAAATGGTTGGACAAATGTTCCAAATGATTACTTTAATAACATATATAAATTTTTCTATTCTAATTATAAGTTATTGGATACTTTAAATAAGGTACCAGAGGATAAGTCATTTACCGTGACTTTTAACAAAGAAATAAATTTTGATTTAAGTAATAATATAACCATGGAGATTATAAACAGTAACACAGGTAAGAGAATAGATTTTGATATAGACATTTTAAAGGACAATAAGGCTGTTCTTACCCCTAAAGAAAAATTAGATAAAGGACAAACTTATTATATAAAAGTTAAAAATGTCATAAAGCCTGTTGTTGTAAAAAAATAG
- a CDS encoding M48 family metallopeptidase, with product METTHQVLSLSYTVVRKNKKNISIKIDEKGKVIINAPYHISYKSIEEVVKNKMPWILKNVNIVKERMGNVKFRDTKQGKKILWLGKHLKLERYIVDTRKWYIKIFKNNFVIYGSKTLLEDEESIRDVIYKFYREKAKLIFKHKVDVYSKKLNVCPRNITVRCQKTLWGSCYSNGNINLNCRLLMAPIQIIEYIIVHELCHLVYMNHSKDYWKLVECEIPDYVNRREWLKNNGYMLVFPMRFKGGIYI from the coding sequence ATGGAAACTACTCATCAGGTTCTTTCATTAAGCTATACAGTAGTTAGAAAAAATAAAAAAAATATAAGTATCAAAATCGATGAAAAGGGAAAAGTAATTATAAATGCTCCCTACCACATAAGTTATAAGTCCATAGAGGAAGTTGTGAAAAATAAGATGCCCTGGATATTGAAAAATGTCAATATAGTAAAAGAAAGAATGGGAAATGTAAAATTCAGGGATACAAAGCAGGGAAAAAAGATCCTATGGCTTGGTAAACATCTAAAACTTGAAAGATATATAGTGGATACGCGAAAATGGTATATTAAAATTTTTAAAAATAATTTCGTAATTTATGGGAGCAAAACTTTGTTAGAAGATGAAGAAAGTATTAGAGATGTTATATATAAATTTTATAGGGAAAAAGCTAAATTGATTTTTAAGCATAAAGTAGATGTATACAGTAAGAAACTGAATGTATGTCCTAGAAATATAACTGTTAGATGTCAAAAAACCCTATGGGGAAGCTGCTATTCAAATGGAAATATAAATCTTAACTGCAGGCTTTTAATGGCACCTATTCAGATAATAGAATACATAATTGTACATGAATTATGTCATTTAGTGTACATGAATCATTCTAAAGATTATTGGAAGCTGGTAGAATGTGAAATACCTGATTATGTAAATCGAAGAGAGTGGCTTAAAAATAATGGATATATGCTTGTTTTTCCTATGAGATTTAAAGGAGGAATATATATATAA